Within the Fusarium musae strain F31 chromosome 11, whole genome shotgun sequence genome, the region ACAACGAACCCTTTGCACCAAGCACGATGGTGTATATTTCCGAATACAAGTCACCCTGTAAATTGACTGTTCAACATCTGCGGATCGGTCTGCGTCCAATGGATATTTATAAGGAAGTGGTGAATCGCAAGACTATCCCGACATCTGTGGACCCGGGCGCGCTATTTCGATATCATGCGGAGAGACTGACTGCGTCTGCTATCACACAGACGTATCACTATATGATTGAGAGTGGCCTTGAATACGGTAACCTGACTATCGGCGAAGCTATTGTCTTCCTAAAGATTGATTGGAGTGAGCCTGAAACTCTTCTCTACCATCTGGCGGAACCTAAACACGAAGTGTCGGCACATCCGGATAGCTTTCACATCTGTACGGCTGTCGGCCAATACCTGGCCTTCACACTGATGGCGCTTGGGTCACCTGGGGAGCAACACGAACATGGACAGGAAGAACGTCGAAGGGTCATGAACAACCTGAAAACGTGGGCAGAAGATTTCGAGACAACATTGCGCTCAATCCCAGAAAACGAACGATCGGCATCATCGGAGCATTCACCCGATTACCAACCAACCACTTACACCGATGTCGAGCGATCACCATACTTCTTAcgcagaagaagacgacgagctACTGAGCCGCAAACCGACGAAATTTCATCGAGAAGGGACGATAGGCGAGAGCCATCTGATGACGAATCGACTAGGCCACCGGATACTCCCACGCCAACGGGACGCAGTACAGGACAAGCGAGCCGGCGAAGCCAACGACTGGCAAGGCGGCCCCGTGAAGGTAGCCATCAACAAGGCCGCCAGTATTGCACGCAAAAATGTCTTCTCGGACTAGTAAGAGGAGATTTCCTCGATCCGAAATGCCCGAATGCGGCTTATCACTGCAAGAACAGTCTCACTCACGCGCGCCATCCTATTAGTCACAGCAAATGGCTTACGCTTTTGCGAGAACAGTTGGAGCAATCGCTAGACGATGGGATTACGCGGCTAGAACAAAGTGGCGCCCGTGGTGCTCTCTTTAAGGTTACACTACTAGCCTATGACTACACGTTTCTCGCCAAGGGCACAGTAGAGGCTTTCATTACCGATCTTGTACATGAAGCTGCGGTATATGGACGTCTGAGCCGACTTCAAGGTCGCGATGTGCCTATATTCCTGGGCGCAATTGATCTTCGGCCGATGAACAAGATCTACTACTACTTCCACCGAGTCTATGTGGTGCATATGACATTTCTGTCCTGGGGAGGCGACAGTCTTGTCGACGCATTGAAGTCTGGCGACGCACCAAAGAATCTCCAGAACATGCTCATCACATCACTACGAGCCATGTATCAAGAGGGAGTGATTCATAGGGATATTCGATTAGAAAATATGCTATTCAATAGGGAGGTCAATAGGGTTATGATGATCGATTTTGAGAGGGCATCACTTCTCGAGCCACCCAGACTTCCATTAGCTCAATTGGTGCCAAACAAACGCAAACAAAGGTCAGAGGAAAGAGAATGCAAGAATATGGCTGCATTGTCTCGTAATGCACGTTGGGCTAGCAGGTGGTTCTCGGAGGATATTATTAATGCGAGGATGGTGTTCCGAGATTTGGCGTCGCCGTACGGGATCGCGAAGTAGCCAGATAATTACAAATGCTCCCACAACAAATGCCTTGTGAAACGCGTGACTTGTGAAAACTCTTTGGCCTTACGGCATAACGGGCAACTGAGTGATCCTTGCGGGTTCTTAAAGTCGTGCGGAAGCGGCCTAATCCCTGGGTTTGGGGACTTGTCGGCAAGCTGATCCATGAGACGTTGCGGGAGGTCCTTTGGCCACTCAAAAAGACCCAATTGCGCCCCATACTCGCTTGTATGTATGTCGGTAAGACGAGGTAGTCTGGTATCTTCAGTTTTCTCGAGTATGTTTATACAATGAGGTAGAAGATAGAAATCTGGTAAGTTTGAGGTGCATGGCATACGCCGATGGATTCGCGAGCTCGGATACGTGGGGCGTGGTGCTGGCAATTTGAGATGTGGTGGGATTACATGGTTCTTGTTCTGTTCGTCTGTACGGTCAAGGATTAATCACTATCGAGAATAGACTTGAAAAAGTGGGCGGGCATCATACTCAATAGAGAATCCAGATCTCTCACTTTGTCTTCTGAGATATGGCGTGAGGTACGCCTCTTCATAAAAGCTCTTGCAACACCGCAGTATGGGACGGCAGATGGCTGTAGTGTAGATTCATCTTGCAGCCGCAGGTCTTTCGCTAGAACCCACCCTATTGCGCTGCATTCCGGGAATTTGGAGCTcgaaaaatatattatagggTACTTGCGTTCATGCGAAAGTTTTCCGCCGTCCTTGTACTCATCCCGCCACTCGAACTCTCCAGAGTTGACGTTATACGTAATACAGCTGGGCGACTTGCGAGAGAGGCCCAAGCTTTTAAGAGAGGCTGAGACACCCACGCTCTCCAAATCCGTAAGCGGAAGAAGGAGTGCGGCAAGCCAGCACTGAGACTCTTTGCGATAAACAAGGTACAACTCTCCAGCCTTAGGTTGGAAAACCTTACTTGCGCAATCGGGATCGTTCAGCCGCTCGTTAAGCTGTGCGCAAGTCATGGGTTGGCCACGGTCGCAACGGCGCTTCCTTCGCGCTTGATTCTCTTCCCCATGCGGCGATTGCGAATGCTTCTGTCCCTTAATCATGATTAGCGGGGTATAATCGCTCGCTTAATAAATGCCTGGCAAGATCGACGCTACCATGAGTAGAAGGATATTTCTTATGAGAATATGTACTCGTTTACCGGGCTCATGCTGGTGATGGGTTGCTACTCCTTTATACCCCAGGTTGAGCATTTCCGTTGTCTCGACCAACAATCTTCATATGGGAACATGCCCGTTAAACCCTCGCTCTCCAAGAGCTGGGCCCAAAATTTGGGTGAGTGAGACCTATCAAGTAGGTAGTCACAGGCGGTCTGGAATGGCAGAACAAGTATTTGGATACAGAAAATTGTATTTGGACAATGCTGGTTTTGGAAAATCACTCAGCCATCACCTCCCACTTCTGGCCTTAACACTCTCCCGGGTTTTTTTGCCAGTGGCTGATGCAACTATCATATGGATCAATTGACCATCTTTCCAGTACAAGGCATATGGCTCGTGCCTTTAAGATTCCAACCCTATCGCGATACGCTATTTATCACTCAAACCTCCTCAAACCCTCTGTGTTTTCCCATTCTGAATTGAATGATATGGGCATGTCGAGACACTCCGATTATCTCTCTCTGTCCCACGTAACACTGAACAGGTAGAGCTAGAACCAATCAGCCTCAGAGTCTTGTTTCTAAATTTTGGCCCGATTATCATTCTCAACCTCCACGTAAAGTCATTTCTGTATTGTCTCCCATACTTTACGAGTCACTCGCAGCCAGCGAATTACCTTCTCCTACGCCCAAAGCCTTGAGTTACGAAGAAGCTGCCAACAAATGCCGATCTGATGTTTGGGCTATCATCAAAGAGTGCGAGCGAACTAATATCAAATTCAGTGACCCGGGATTTGATATTGAGCAGGATTTCGCCCGCTACGACCACTATTGCCTATTCGGCATTAAAAGAgcctgtgatgatgatggcgagaaACAATGCGCAAAACCAGGCTCGGTTTATGGTATACCGTGGATCTTTAAAATCCTAAATTTGTTGCTAATGACTTCATCTCGTATATTAAACAGGGAACCTGCGGGAACTGTTGGTGGCTTGCGGTACTGGCATCTATACGCCTTCGAAAGCAACTAATGTAAAAGATTTGTGTCGCTTATGATGAGGATTGCGGCGTTTATGGGTTTGTCTTTTATCGTGACGGTGGGTGGATCTCAACGGTGGTTGATGATAAACTATATCTCACCAAAGAGGATTTTAACCAAGATATATATGATAGTACAGGTAAGACGGCTAGGGTCtataagaagcagaagcagacgGGCTCTGaggctctcttctcctcaaagtGCGGAGGCGCCAACGAGACCTGGGTACTGCGGCTGGAGAAGGCTGTAAATAGCCCTTCAGATATTATCCTTGACCTAACGCTGGGGCAAGACCTGAAACTGACTGAGTCTGAAACTGACTGAGTCTGAAACTGACTGAGTCTGAAACTGACTGAGTCTGAAACTGACTCGGATTCTGAGGTAGACTGTAGCACCAGGTCTTCTAAACCGTGGAATGCGGTTTGCATTAGTCTACGCGTCTTAGCACGGAGTGCGGGCACTAGCATTACCATTAGTGGAAAGCCAATGACGAATAGAAAAGAGGCTGATGATCAAAAGAGGTAACCCTTCTGGTTAGCTTACGTCAATACACATATCAATATAAGTAACTCATTTACCACTAGCCCAGGATAGATCCTCCACAACCGTGCAGCTTGATGTACGGCTTGAATTCCGAACAGGTGAATCAATtactactgctgctgctttaAGTCGCCACGCTAGATCCTTCTTTCCATCGCGTATTCGGCATGAGTCTAACTAGGTTTACCCCATTCAACAATAGAAACTGTTCCCAAGTTAAAGAGACACTCAATAGTTTCGGTTATACGATGTTAAGCCTCATGGCTATAGAAGGAGATAGTCCATAGTACACCAAACATGCGGAGAATCCAGGTCTATGGAGTAGATGACTAGTGCAAGTACTCCTGGGTATATATTTCCGAATACAAGTCACCCTGTAAAATGATAGTAGATAAGTCATAGCTACCTAACAAAGGAAAGTAATGTCTGAAATATGCCACTAGTCCCGGCCAATCGTGCAACTTGATTCGCGGCTTGAAGTAGTCCGTGCAGTAaactttgcttttgcttctgcttcatgCCGTTTTACTTCCAACCATTCTGCCAGATCCCCTTTCCCCATAGCCAATGCATATTGGGCATAAGTCCAACCCTCATCACCAAATTCAAGCCGAGGATCCGCGCCTAATGAAAAGAGAAGCGAGATGGTCTCCAAATCAGACGGATGCTCAAGCTGCATGGCATACATGACCGGCGTTGCAGAatccccatcttcaacatcaaccgGAACTCCGAAGTCTTTGATATATAGTTTGATTTGAGGTATTTGTCGCCGTCTAGCAGCGCCATGCAAGCCATTAGATCGAAACTTTCGTCCTGGATTTGCTCCAAAGTCCATGAGCAAATCAGCTGTTTTTTTGTGGTCGGCAAAGTGGGCCAAGAAGagagcatcatcaagatgatCTTGGAGCTGTTCACTTCGATTTGAAATGCCGATAAGTGCATAGATGACCTCATTCAGGCCTTTGTATGCAGCCCAGCTCAGCAGTGAGAACTCTACTTGAGTCTCGCCGGGAGGAAAGTAGAACAGGTCGTGGCGACGGTTGAGAGAAAAGGTATCGAGTGGGTAGACAGCTCCATCGATGGTAGTGGCCTCTGTCTTATCAACAGAAGCTGAGAGGTATTTGAGTACATTCTGAGCCAAGTCAACAAGTGGCTCAGCTCCAAAGCTAGGAGACTGGTGTGAGTGAGACATTGTGGAGAGATCAAACAGGATGATGGATTGTTATAGAAGAGGAAGTTGGGAGTTAGGAAAAGAGGGGGAATGGCCCTTAAGTAGTTTACGAGACTGGCAAAGAGAACACGGGCTTTCATTCGAGGTAGAGGAACTATGACATAGGTGACTTAATCCTGGTCTTCCGTTTGGCCAGCTGAACTGTAAGCTGGCGTAGAGGCAACCGACTCGTATCATTCTCGTCGAGTTATTGGTTGAGCCGGGAGTTGAGGTTGTGATGAGGTTGCTCGCATGCGTCAAGAGACGCATAAGACAGGCATACTCGGCCTCGATGTGATTATTGGACCTAAGCAAGCCGCCCCCACGATTTCAAAAGAAAATCTATTCCATGTCAGAATACCAACTCGGTAAGTTGCCTTTAAACACTCAAGTTGAGCGAAAATCGAACATTAGGGCGACATACCCATCCACCAGAGACATAGCAGATGATGGTAACTGTTGCCCGTCAATTTGACGAGTAATTTTGAAGGCTAGCTCTACATGAATACATCCAATGGTAAGCTTGCAGTTAATGTTGGTTGGCGTTATGGAGGCATCTGGAGTGAGATGCACATGGTATCTTTCCGCAACGTCACCACTCTTGGCGGCTCTGGTTCATCACCCTTTGCGAAAAGGATGCCATATAAAGCACGGAGAGACCAGTTTTGTACGATGTCTTCATTACTTCACATACAGATAGCGAGAATCTtatctcttcatcaccacTCTGGAGAGGATGGTCACACTGATAGGTGAGCATTATCGCAAATGTCGCTGAAGATGCCGACTCCCCCTCTCTTCGGGTCCTATGGAGATGCACCAACTCGCAATAATTGATATTACGGGTGTAGAAACAAGCTCCCGATGTCTCTGTCTCGTGATATGGCGTCGTTGGTGGACGTGTATATAAGTGATGACTGCCCCCCGAACTTAACTCATCCAACTTTGTCCTTTTTTTCACCTCGTCTGGACCATCTACCGCTACAGAATTCACGCCTCAATAACCATTCACCACGCTGAGAACACCATGCAGAAGCGATGTGGGCAATGTCTGAAACATCTCAACCCTGGCCCAAAGCTTCGTCGCTTGGATTCAGAGTTTGTATGGCTACCTAAATATGAAAGCTTCTTCGCTAATGAAACCATAGCTTCTTTGCGACTCTTGTGGAGAGTCTGAGAGTAGAAAGGGCCGCCTGATGGTACGTCAGCACGGCTGGGAGGAAAGTTGCATGATATGCTGGGAAGACGAGAGTTCGATTGTCTTCTTTGCTTGTTGCACGGATGCCTCTACCACTCTCGTCGGACACACTTTTTGTCTCACTTGTTCAGAAAGGGTTGGTTTACGTCGATCTGGGGTCAGGcccctcttgttcttcccAGAGGATCCGGTAGTATGTCCGTGTTGTAAAGGAGAAGTGATCTACGCTGTTCAAGAAGTGGTCGTGCTGGATGAGCCCGAGGTCAAGGAGATTATCAGAGTCGTACTTACCAACGCGGGGCGGCAGCGAGTCAAGGTACGGCTGAGTAATTCGGAAGAAGTGTGGATGAATCTCCATGATTTGCAAGATACGGAGTGGAGGGCGAGAGCTCAAATCATCTTTGAGGATAATTATGGAGTCTGAGGAAGGCCAATCTGATAGGGGATTCTTATGAGAATGATAGCTACATAGCAGATGTCGTTATTCATATCGCCTTGTTTTCCAGAATTAGAATGCCTATGCAGTTCCAGGGTCATCAGTGTTTCCTTAATCTTCGATCTCCTGTTACCTCCGTTGATTGTTCCCGACAAAGCCCTGAGTTTTGGGGGGATACTAGCAGCCTGTGTTTTCAAATGGCGAATTCCACGTTCATAGGCAGGTTAGATACGACAACCTCTGGTTCAAATCTTGGCCACCAATGGCTAAGGCGCTTAGGAATACATAAAAGGGGCTAGGTTAGACAGAAATGCCTTTTTGTAACTCATAAACGCGTCTCATGATCTCAAAGGAATACTTTCATTGAAGATGCTCGCGCTCATATGGCCGATAGCTTCGTAAACTATTCAGGCTTATCACAATGGTCTCTCTCAAGGGCTAAGGCGTatcaagctcgtcgaggTAATGGTTGAACAGGGAGTTGACGTTGTGATGAGGTTGCTCGCATGCATCTCATGATGCATAAGGCAGGGCCAAGAATGACCAACTCGCATAGAAAGGGGACTTGGTAAGACAAAAATGCCTCGTAAGACTCCATAAATGCATCCCATGATTCCAATGGACTGATCTTATTGGCGATACTTGCTATCTTGTGGCTGGCACCTTGATCAACCGCACGCGGGCTTGCAACCATGGCCTTTCTCAGGGGCTAACACGTGTTAAGTTCGTTGACTTATTGGCTGAACAGAGTAATGGGCTTGTGCAGATCTTGACCATAGACGCAGTAAAGGTTGCATCACGGTATCTTGCTAGACTCCGAAATGCCTATAACC harbors:
- a CDS encoding hypothetical protein (EggNog:ENOG41), yielding MIKGQKHSQSPHGEENQARRKRRCDRGQPMTCAQLNERLNDPDCASKVFQPKAGELYLVYRKESQCWLAALLLPLTDLESVGVSASLKSLGLSRKSPSCITYNVNSGEFEWRDEYKDGGKLSHERKYPIIYFSSSKFPECSAIGWVLAKDLRLQDESTLQPSAVPYCGVARAFMKRRTSRHISEDKVRDLDSLLSMMPAHFFKSILDSD
- a CDS encoding hypothetical protein (EggNog:ENOG41), which encodes MSHSHQSPSFGAEPLVDLAQNVLKYLSASVDKTEATTIDGAVYPLDTFSLNRRHDLFYFPPGETQVEFSLLSWAAYKGLNEVIYALIGISNRSEQLQDHLDDALFLAHFADHKKTADLLMDFGANPGRKFRSNGLHGAARRRQIPQIKLYIKDFGVPVDVEDGDSATPVMYAMQLEHPSDLETISLLFSLGADPRLEFGDEGWTYAQYALAMGKGDLAEWLEVKRHEAEAKAKFTARTTSSRESSCTIGRD